From Pseudodesulfovibrio nedwellii:
TCTTTCATTGTTCTGCCGATGCTACGCGCATGATCGAATCAATAGACTTCACGCGGATCGGCCTCGTTATTGACATCGTTGGGGCGTCCTTAATTGCGCTAGACCTCTTTACCAAAGCACACCATGAGCATTGTAAAAACAACGCTATTCGTTTTGGGAACAGGCTCGCAGACATGACCAACTGTGAAAAAGAGGAAAAGAGGTTAAAAGAATTGGGCGAGACAAGGTCACGGCTTGAAAAGGCAATGTTTAAATCAAAAACAAAATTGAAGTTCTTAATCATAAAAGCGCACGCAAAATACTGGAGTTTCACGGAACACCTTGAAAATCCTCGAAGAGTTGGTTTTCTTGCCATACTCGTGGGCTTCATTTTCCAGCTTATAGCTACATTCATTTGATGCACTCCACTTCCTGCTGATAGTAATATTTATTCACAAAGCCCGTACTGGCTGGCGCATTCTGCTGGGGCTTCCATTGCCTTGAGCATGTCATATTGCCCATAGCGGTCAGTCTTAGACCACTTGGCGGCGTTCCTGATATGTGATCGCGTGTCGCCTCCGCCTCTATTGGGAATGGTTCTGGCATGAAAGAATGTCGTTACACCTTTCTTGCTACACAGCATTACAAGCCGTTCCCATTTGGCGATCCGGTCAATAACTTCTGGGAATTGCTTTTGAATCTGGTAGAGTTCTTCCTTTCTTGTGTTGACGCAGGGCATGCAGCCCACGCGGGTCATCCCAAGAGAATAAAGGGGGTTCGGCTTCACGGCGTGGCGACGGTGCATGGCAAAAACTTCGTCAGTAGTCCATTCCACGATGGGGCGATAAATAAAGAATCCTTCCCATCCGTCTCGGCTTGCCTCAAAATGGCTTGCAGTGGCACGGGCGGCTGACTCTTCGCGACGAACTCCCTGCCATGACCAAACCTCTCGATCAGCTTCAAGAAGCGGTTCCGTAACAAGCGTGTTAATCGGGACTTGCTTCAAAAACTGTGTGCAGAACTTCCGCTTAGTAGAAGGGAAAAAGCCCTTGATAAGGCACAAGTCGAGAAATGGGATACCGGTTGGCTTCAAATGGCTGACAATGCGCTCAACCATGGCGGGTGTATAGCCGCGACGGGGACCGACTTCACGAACCCACGCCCGTCTTTTTGCCATCCATTCGGAAAAATCAGGCTTGATTCGCTCAATAGTGATGCAAAGCCGATCTTCAAGGTAGTCGAGATATTCGTAGGTAAGTTGGTGCTCATTCCCGACATCGGCGAACACGTAACGCGCTTGGATGCCCAATTCCCTTGAGCGCAGGATGGAAGCGGTGGAGTCCTTGCCCCCTGAACAGGAAACGACATGGACTATTCCGCTATCATGCATCTGGTGTTCCAGGGGCGTGATGTTTGATAAGCGTATGATGTCTTGTGTGTTCATCTTGTCTGCCTATTTTGAAATCAAAGATTATGCGTGGCTACTTGCAAGACCCCATTTAAGGGTGCATAGTCTCCGCAAAAAAAAAGGGAGGACGGCACATGGCAAGTTGGGCACACAAAAAGGTTGATGATCTGTTTGGTGGCTTCTTTGGGTGGCATGAAGGGTGTTGCCAAAGCGGATTGTGTCGATTGTTTTGGAAGCTGTTTTGGCATTTAACTGTCCTTTTGTTCGCTTGCGTCCCACCGTTTCTTCTAGCTCTCGCCTTGGCGTTCTTTGTTGACCCTGTGAAGTTGTGGATACTGGATTTGTTCCAAAGTTAGCCAAACCTACTATCAATTTGTCGGCCAGTCGGCGGGCTTGTCGGTGCGCTCGAATTCGTAGACCCACACCCACGGGTTGTCGGACCATTCGAAGCCTTTCTTCGCGAGGTCGTTCCACAGGTATTGGAATTGTTCGACTGGGGTAGGAAGCAACCTGTCTTCGTCTTGCGTGTCCATGCCTTCGGCGAGAGCATCTGCTTTGGAAATACAGGCCACGCGCTCGACACGAACATTGACGATCTTGACGAAGAGTCGAGCAGCTTCTTTAAAAATGCCGTTGGGGATACCTTGCTTTTTCCAGACCCAATCCGGCGCACCATATGGGTACTTCTGTCCGTTGCCGTCCCAAACATCAGACATGCGCCATGGGGTGTTTATTTCCACATCGTGCCCATCCGCCATGTATTTGATTCGCATCCATTCATACTGACAATCTGCGGACTCTTCGTAGGCTACGACGCGACCCGGTTCGCGAACCCAAAGGATATCGCCAGGAAGGTGAGGCGGTATAAATCCTGTCTCGGCTGACAAGTTCATGACCCACCAATGACGATCAATACCGTCTTCATCCATGGGATACTCGCCGAGGTATTCAACCGGGTAATATTCGGCAGGCCATTTGATAACCCGGCGTGTCTGCGTTTTCTCGCCATTCAGTATGGCGCAGGTCATGGCTACATTGAAGGGTATAGCCTTAATCATCAGAGTTCCCTCCAACGGTTTGGCCTTCGGCCCGAGTGATTTCTTCCGTCAAAATCGTAATTATCTGCCGCCTGGAGAGTTTCTGAAACTCCAAGGATGCACAGAGGTGCTTGATCACGGCCAACATCTCTGGGGCTGCTGCTATCAAGTTGGCATCCTCTTTCTCGACGACTCCAACTTGTGAGCCGTTTTCGTCAAAAATGATTGCCATGTTTGGGAACATGTTGTGCGGTCTGACTTCCCATTTCATCGTACTACCTCTCATAATTTGATTCCAAAAAGTTCTTTCAACAGTCCTTTGATAAACGAGGCACCAACTTGGATGAGAATGACGAACAACGATCCGCAAATGATCGCGCTGACCAACCGTCCAAGCTCGTAGAAAAAAGCGTCCATTGCTTACCAGCCTCTCTCAAATGTTTACGAGACGATAATTCGTCCACATGCTCCAAAACCCATCAGAACAAGGCAAAGGCCGATAAATGGATGGTCGCCAAGGACCAACAAAATCCCGAAAAAGATGAGCCAGCCTTCCATCCCTCACTCCTTGTTCCAAAGAAAACCAACACACGCGCAGACGCCCATCCAAGTCCCGAACTCCAGCGGATTGGTTTTGTGTCCGGTAATAAACGCCCACGTTCCAGCCATGCAGCAGACGGATGCGCAAATCCAAGGCCACACCTCGCTAAACTTTTTGAATATTTTGCCCATGACTTACTTCTCCTAGTTGTATGAGAGGGACCGGGCCTAATGGGTTCACAATATGAACCTTGTCGCACTGCGCGACCCCGGCCCCCTCGATTCGGGGCCATTCCCCAAAATTTGCTATACGTCCACGATGCCTTGAGCCGGTTTGTTTTCTGGCTGAGCGGGAGGCCATTGAGCTAACGGTTTGCCGCACGGACCGTGGAACGGGTTGAAATCTGCGCTCTCTGGCGTGATCCGACGGTCG
This genomic window contains:
- a CDS encoding phosphoadenosine phosphosulfate reductase family protein, translating into MHDSGIVHVVSCSGGKDSTASILRSRELGIQARYVFADVGNEHQLTYEYLDYLEDRLCITIERIKPDFSEWMAKRRAWVREVGPRRGYTPAMVERIVSHLKPTGIPFLDLCLIKGFFPSTKRKFCTQFLKQVPINTLVTEPLLEADREVWSWQGVRREESAARATASHFEASRDGWEGFFIYRPIVEWTTDEVFAMHRRHAVKPNPLYSLGMTRVGCMPCVNTRKEELYQIQKQFPEVIDRIAKWERLVMLCSKKGVTTFFHARTIPNRGGGDTRSHIRNAAKWSKTDRYGQYDMLKAMEAPAECASQYGLCE